The Mycobacterium seoulense genome has a window encoding:
- a CDS encoding penicillin-binding transpeptidase domain-containing protein, whose translation MATKSTLVSAASGMSGVLLVAAVALSGCTPRPEGPGPAAERFFGALAVGDTATAAQLSDNPNEAREALNAAWAGLQASHLDTQILNAKYAEDTGTVGYRFTWHLPKNRTWTYDGQLKMARDEGRWEVRWTTTDLHPKLGEHQTFALRADAPRRASVNELGGSDVLVPGYLYHYTLDATQAGSGAALIGTAHAIVDVLHPFNGALNDPQLLAEQASSATKQLDLVTLHPDDNDKVFPAIGRLPGVVVTPQPEMLPTDPHFAPAVISEVKKAVADQLDGEAGWRVVSVNQNGVEVEVLHEVPGSPAPSVSITLDRVVQNAAQRAVDTRGGKAMMVVIKPSTGEILAIAQNGGADADGLVATTGLFPPGSTFKMVTAGAAVDRDMATPNTMLGCPGHLDIGHRTIPNYGGFDLGVVPMSRAFASSCNTTFAELSSRLPPRGLTQAATRYGIGLDYQVDGITTVTGSVPPTVDLAERTEDGFGQGKVLASPFGMALVAATVAAGKTPTPQLIAGRPTAVQGDTTPISPKMVDALRPMMRLVVTNGTAKEIAGCGAVYGKTGEAEFPGGSHSWFAGYRGDLAFASLIVGGGSSEYAVRMTKVMFESLPPDFLA comes from the coding sequence ATGGCAACAAAAAGCACACTGGTATCAGCAGCATCGGGGATGTCCGGTGTGCTGCTCGTCGCGGCCGTGGCCCTGTCCGGCTGCACCCCGCGGCCCGAGGGCCCCGGCCCGGCGGCGGAGAGATTCTTCGGCGCGCTGGCGGTCGGCGACACCGCCACGGCCGCCCAACTCAGCGACAACCCCAACGAGGCCCGCGAAGCGCTCAACGCGGCGTGGGCGGGGCTGCAGGCGAGCCACCTCGACACGCAGATCCTCAACGCCAAATACGCCGAGGACACCGGCACGGTCGGCTATCGCTTCACCTGGCACCTGCCCAAGAACCGGACCTGGACCTACGACGGCCAGCTGAAAATGGCGCGCGACGAGGGGCGCTGGGAGGTCCGCTGGACCACCACCGACCTGCACCCCAAACTGGGCGAGCATCAGACGTTCGCACTGCGGGCCGACGCGCCGCGGCGCGCCTCGGTGAACGAGCTCGGCGGCAGCGACGTGCTGGTTCCCGGCTACCTGTACCACTACACGCTGGATGCCACCCAGGCCGGATCCGGGGCCGCACTGATCGGGACGGCACACGCGATCGTCGACGTCCTGCACCCCTTCAACGGGGCGCTGAACGACCCGCAGTTGCTCGCCGAGCAGGCCAGCTCGGCGACGAAGCAGCTGGATCTGGTGACGCTGCACCCCGACGACAACGACAAGGTCTTCCCGGCGATCGGCCGGCTGCCCGGCGTCGTGGTCACCCCGCAGCCCGAGATGCTGCCGACCGACCCGCATTTCGCGCCGGCCGTCATATCCGAGGTGAAGAAGGCCGTGGCCGACCAACTCGACGGCGAGGCCGGCTGGCGGGTGGTCAGCGTCAACCAGAACGGTGTCGAGGTCGAAGTCCTGCACGAGGTGCCGGGGTCGCCGGCGCCGTCGGTCTCGATCACGCTCGACCGGGTGGTGCAGAACGCCGCCCAGCGCGCGGTGGACACCCGCGGCGGCAAAGCCATGATGGTCGTGATCAAGCCGTCGACCGGGGAGATCCTGGCGATCGCCCAGAACGGCGGCGCCGACGCGGACGGCCTGGTGGCCACCACCGGGCTGTTCCCGCCGGGGTCGACGTTCAAGATGGTGACCGCGGGCGCCGCCGTCGACCGCGACATGGCCACCCCGAACACCATGCTGGGCTGCCCGGGCCATCTCGACATCGGGCACCGCACCATCCCCAACTACGGCGGCTTCGACCTGGGCGTGGTGCCGATGTCGCGGGCGTTCGCCAGTTCCTGCAACACCACGTTCGCCGAGCTCAGCAGCAGGCTGCCGCCCCGGGGCCTGACGCAGGCGGCCACCCGGTACGGGATCGGCCTGGACTATCAGGTGGACGGCATCACCACGGTGACCGGGTCGGTGCCGCCGACGGTGGACCTCGCCGAGCGCACCGAGGACGGCTTCGGCCAGGGCAAGGTGCTGGCGAGCCCGTTCGGCATGGCCCTGGTGGCGGCGACCGTCGCCGCCGGTAAGACGCCGACACCGCAGCTCATCGCCGGCCGGCCCACGGCGGTTCAGGGCGACACCACCCCGATCAGCCCGAAGATGGTGGACGCCCTGCGGCCCATGATGCGGCTGGTGGTGACCAACGGGACCGCCAAGGAGATCGCCGGCTGCGGCGCCGTCTACGGGAAGACGGGCGAGGCCGAGTTCCCGGGCGGATCGCATTCCTGGTTCGCCGGGTACCGCGGCGACCTGGCGTTCGCCTCGCTGATCGTCGGGGGCGGCAGCTCGGAGTACGCGGTCCGGATGACCAAGGTGATGTTCGAATCCCTGCCGCCGGACTTCCTGGCCTGA
- the ispG gene encoding flavodoxin-dependent (E)-4-hydroxy-3-methylbut-2-enyl-diphosphate synthase: protein MTIGLGMPDAPAPTLAPRRKTRQLMVRDVGVGSDYPISVQSMCTTKTHDVNTTLQQIAELTAAGCDIVRVACPRQEDADALAEIARHSQIPVIADIHFQPKYIFAAIDAGCAAVRVNPGNIKEFDGRVGEVAKAAAAAGIPIRIGVNAGSLDKRFLEKYGKATAEALVESALWEASLFEDHGFGNIKISVKHNDPVVMVAAYEQLAAQCDYPLHLGVTEAGPAFQGTIKSAVAFGALLSRGIGDTIRVSLSAPPVEEVKVGNQILESLNLRPRGLEIVSCPSCGRAQVDVYTLANEVTAGLEGLDVPLRVAVMGCVVNGPGEAREADLGVASGNGKGQIFVRGEVIKTVPEAQIVETLIEEAMRLASEMGVDHGPDTTSSGSPIVTVS from the coding sequence GTGACCATTGGCCTGGGCATGCCGGACGCGCCGGCGCCCACGCTCGCCCCCCGGCGCAAGACGCGCCAACTCATGGTCCGCGACGTCGGGGTGGGCAGCGACTATCCGATTTCCGTGCAGTCGATGTGCACCACCAAGACCCACGACGTCAACACCACACTGCAGCAGATCGCGGAACTGACCGCCGCCGGATGCGACATCGTGCGGGTGGCCTGCCCGCGGCAGGAGGACGCCGACGCGCTGGCCGAGATCGCCCGGCACAGCCAGATCCCGGTGATCGCCGACATCCACTTCCAGCCGAAGTACATCTTCGCCGCCATCGACGCGGGGTGCGCCGCGGTGCGGGTGAACCCCGGCAACATCAAGGAGTTCGACGGCCGGGTGGGCGAGGTGGCCAAGGCCGCCGCCGCGGCCGGCATCCCGATCCGCATCGGCGTCAACGCGGGCTCGCTGGACAAGCGCTTCCTGGAGAAGTACGGCAAGGCCACCGCCGAGGCGCTGGTCGAGTCCGCGCTGTGGGAGGCCTCGCTGTTCGAGGACCACGGCTTCGGCAACATCAAGATCAGCGTCAAGCACAACGATCCCGTGGTGATGGTCGCCGCCTACGAGCAGCTGGCCGCCCAATGCGACTATCCGCTGCACCTGGGCGTCACCGAGGCCGGTCCGGCGTTCCAGGGCACCATCAAGTCCGCGGTGGCCTTCGGCGCGCTGCTGTCGCGGGGGATCGGCGACACCATCCGGGTGTCGCTGTCCGCGCCGCCGGTCGAAGAGGTCAAGGTCGGCAACCAGATTCTGGAGTCGCTGAACCTGCGGCCGCGCGGACTGGAGATCGTGTCCTGCCCGTCCTGCGGTCGCGCGCAGGTCGACGTCTACACCCTGGCCAACGAGGTCACCGCCGGGCTGGAGGGCCTCGACGTGCCGCTGCGGGTGGCGGTGATGGGGTGCGTGGTGAACGGCCCGGGCGAGGCGCGCGAGGCCGACCTGGGCGTCGCGTCGGGAAACGGCAAGGGGCAGATCTTCGTTCGCGGTGAAGTGATCAAGACCGTGCCGGAAGCCCAGATCGTCGAGACGTTGATCGAGGAGGCCATGCGGCTCGCCTCCGAGATGGGTGTCGATCACGGTCCTGACACAACATCAAGCGGTTCGCCGATCGTGACCGTAAGCTGA
- the map gene encoding type I methionyl aminopeptidase: MPARTALSPGELSPTLPVPSRIPRPEYAWKPTVREGSEPWVQTPEVIEKMRVAGRIAAGALQEAGKAVAPGVTTDELDRIAHEYMIDHGAYPSTLGYKGFPKSCCTSLNEVICHGIPDSTVVEDGDIVNIDVTAYIDGVHGDTNATFLAGDVAEEHRLLVERTREATMRAINAVKPGRALSVVGRVIEAYANRFGYNVVRDFTGHGIGTTFHNGLVVLHYDQPSVTTIMQPGMTFTIEPMINLGGLDYEIWDDGWTVVTKDRKWTAQFEHTLLVTDTGVEILTSI, encoded by the coding sequence ATGCCCGCTCGCACCGCGCTTTCTCCTGGAGAGTTGTCCCCGACACTGCCGGTGCCCAGCCGCATCCCCCGCCCGGAATACGCCTGGAAGCCCACCGTCCGCGAAGGCAGCGAGCCGTGGGTGCAGACGCCGGAAGTGATCGAGAAGATGCGGGTCGCCGGCCGCATCGCGGCCGGCGCGCTGCAGGAGGCGGGCAAAGCGGTCGCGCCCGGGGTGACGACCGACGAACTGGACCGGATCGCCCACGAGTACATGATCGACCACGGCGCCTACCCGTCCACCCTGGGCTACAAGGGCTTCCCGAAGTCGTGCTGCACGTCGCTCAACGAGGTCATCTGCCACGGGATCCCCGATTCGACGGTGGTCGAGGACGGCGACATCGTCAACATCGACGTCACGGCCTACATCGACGGCGTGCACGGCGACACCAACGCGACGTTCCTGGCCGGCGACGTCGCGGAGGAGCACCGGCTGTTGGTGGAGCGGACCCGCGAGGCGACGATGCGCGCGATCAACGCCGTCAAGCCGGGGCGGGCGCTGTCGGTCGTGGGCCGCGTCATCGAGGCCTACGCGAATCGGTTCGGGTACAACGTGGTTCGTGACTTCACCGGCCACGGCATCGGCACGACGTTTCACAACGGCCTGGTCGTGCTGCACTACGACCAGCCCTCGGTGACGACGATCATGCAGCCGGGGATGACGTTCACCATCGAACCGATGATCAACCTCGGCGGCCTGGACTACGAGATCTGGGACGACGGCTGGACGGTGGTCACCAAGGACCGCAAGTGGACCGCGCAGTTCGAGCACACCCTGCTGGTGACCGACACCGGCGTCGAAATCCTCACCTCGATCTAA
- a CDS encoding GNAT family N-acetyltransferase, which produces MSAPPLFRLVGERRVSVVRDAAAVWRVFEEDPVGSCMVAARVADHGIDPNSIGGELWTLRGAEESLCFAGANLIPLRGAPADMDAFADEAMSGTRRCSSLVGRADLVMRMWERLESAWGPARDVRDHQPLLALSRHPDCDIDAGVRQVRPDELDAYLVAAVDMFIGEVGVDPRIGDGGRGYRRRVASLIAAGRAWARFEHGQVVFKAEVGSQSPGVGQIQGVWVHPEWRGLGIGTAGTATVAAVIVGSGRTASLYVNSFNTVARAAYARVGFAEVGTFATVLLD; this is translated from the coding sequence ATGTCGGCTCCGCCCCTCTTCCGCCTTGTCGGCGAGCGACGGGTGTCTGTGGTGCGCGACGCCGCCGCAGTGTGGCGGGTGTTCGAGGAGGACCCGGTCGGGTCGTGCATGGTCGCGGCCCGGGTCGCGGACCACGGCATCGACCCGAACTCCATCGGCGGCGAGCTGTGGACGTTGCGCGGTGCGGAGGAGTCGCTGTGCTTCGCCGGCGCCAACCTGATCCCGCTGCGCGGCGCGCCGGCCGACATGGACGCCTTCGCGGACGAGGCGATGAGCGGGACGCGCCGGTGCTCGTCGCTGGTCGGCAGGGCCGACCTGGTGATGCGGATGTGGGAGCGGCTGGAGTCCGCGTGGGGCCCGGCCCGCGACGTGCGCGACCACCAGCCGCTGCTGGCGCTGTCGCGCCACCCCGACTGCGACATCGACGCCGGGGTGCGCCAGGTCCGGCCGGACGAGCTGGACGCCTATCTGGTGGCGGCCGTGGACATGTTCATCGGCGAGGTGGGCGTCGACCCCCGCATCGGCGACGGCGGCCGCGGGTACCGGCGGCGCGTCGCAAGCCTGATCGCGGCCGGCCGTGCCTGGGCCCGCTTCGAGCATGGCCAGGTCGTCTTCAAGGCCGAGGTGGGCTCGCAGTCGCCGGGTGTCGGCCAGATCCAGGGGGTTTGGGTGCACCCGGAGTGGCGGGGCCTGGGCATCGGCACCGCCGGCACCGCGACCGTGGCCGCCGTGATCGTCGGCAGCGGGCGCACCGCCAGCCTCTACGTGAACAGCTTCAACACCGTGGCCCGCGCCGCGTATGCCCGCGTCGGCTTCGCCGAGGTGGGCACTTTCGCGACGGTCTTGCTCGACTAG
- a CDS encoding PPE family protein: MNFTTLPPEVISGRMHAGPGPGPMDEAATAWARLATRLHTAVADYRAVTAKLTPTWEGPPAAHAGAAPYIDWLSATAIRAEQAATQAAAAARAQETALAATVPPAVIGANRTLRRSLVLADPLGLTGPAIADTEADYERMWARDAAAMYAYAEASADAAVITPFTSPPGPGAVTGPPAQRWALKSAPDVVSAGRQLISAAPAALRALSRSPLAAFDVSLASSTCPLSQLASLTAPAGVAIAHLNSLNKAAALRCLLPNRGGVRGAPITARAGHATPVGALSVPPSWAAAATPMDVCRGTVA, encoded by the coding sequence ATGAATTTCACGACGCTACCGCCGGAGGTCATTTCCGGGCGAATGCATGCCGGCCCCGGCCCGGGGCCGATGGACGAAGCCGCGACGGCGTGGGCCCGCCTGGCCACCCGGCTGCACACCGCGGTCGCCGACTACCGGGCGGTGACCGCGAAGCTGACGCCCACATGGGAGGGCCCGCCGGCCGCGCACGCGGGCGCGGCGCCCTACATCGATTGGCTCAGCGCCACCGCGATCCGGGCCGAGCAGGCGGCCACCCAGGCCGCGGCGGCGGCGCGGGCCCAGGAAACGGCGCTGGCGGCGACGGTGCCGCCGGCGGTGATCGGCGCCAACCGCACGCTGCGCAGGTCGCTCGTCCTGGCGGACCCACTGGGACTGACCGGCCCGGCGATCGCCGACACCGAGGCCGACTACGAGCGCATGTGGGCCCGGGACGCCGCGGCCATGTACGCCTACGCCGAGGCCTCGGCGGATGCCGCGGTCATCACGCCGTTCACCTCGCCGCCCGGCCCGGGCGCGGTCACCGGCCCTCCCGCACAGAGGTGGGCGCTGAAGTCGGCACCGGACGTCGTGTCCGCCGGACGCCAGCTGATCTCGGCCGCCCCCGCCGCCCTGCGCGCGCTGTCCAGGTCGCCGCTGGCCGCGTTCGACGTCTCTCTCGCGTCGTCGACCTGTCCGCTGTCGCAGCTCGCCTCGCTCACCGCGCCGGCGGGCGTGGCGATCGCCCACCTGAATTCGCTCAACAAGGCGGCGGCGCTGCGGTGCCTGCTGCCCAACCGGGGCGGTGTCCGCGGCGCGCCGATCACCGCGCGGGCCGGCCACGCAACCCCGGTCGGGGCGCTGTCGGTGCCACCCAGCTGGGCGGCGGCCGCGACGCCGATGGACGTCTGCCGCGGAACGGTCGCCTAG
- a CDS encoding alpha/beta hydrolase, which yields MMTTLDGFPVPVAVAGPEQGVVVVILGDEQRLPAAYDAVCERLHTASLRTVVIGIDPRLTPKSVVGILDALAIGWAVVVGDRAGGDLAWELAATKLGRFVGLVVIDRGHPRAADRDGVVRDGHCPPVEIGTTVLYSSPAARAVARASQQYVYAEYRVVHLGRRTVQESTAQLAAEIVLRTSTW from the coding sequence ATGATGACCACGCTCGACGGGTTCCCCGTCCCGGTGGCCGTGGCCGGCCCGGAGCAGGGCGTCGTGGTCGTCATCCTGGGCGACGAGCAACGCCTTCCCGCCGCGTACGACGCGGTGTGCGAGCGGCTGCACACCGCCTCGCTGCGCACGGTCGTCATCGGTATCGACCCGCGCCTGACCCCCAAATCGGTGGTCGGCATCCTCGACGCCTTGGCGATCGGGTGGGCCGTGGTGGTGGGCGACCGCGCCGGCGGCGACCTGGCCTGGGAGCTGGCGGCCACGAAGCTGGGCCGGTTCGTCGGCCTGGTGGTGATCGACCGCGGGCATCCGCGGGCGGCCGATCGCGACGGCGTGGTTCGCGACGGGCATTGCCCGCCGGTGGAGATCGGCACCACGGTGCTGTACAGCTCCCCGGCCGCGCGTGCGGTGGCCCGCGCCAGCCAGCAGTATGTCTACGCCGAATACCGCGTCGTGCACCTGGGCAGGCGCACGGTGCAGGAGTCGACGGCACAGCTGGCCGCCGAGATCGTGTTGCGCACCAGTACCTGGTGA
- a CDS encoding PPE family protein encodes MDFGTLPPEVNTARMYSGPGAGPLLTAAATWQRLADHLRDAATNYLILAGLLDGLRGPAAVQLGDSTAPYVRWLHATAALAEQTAARAGAAADAYEWALAATVPPETIAANRSLRTSMVARNRLGHHTPAIAAAEGHYDQMWAQDAAAMYAYAAAAAQASTLTPFTSPPAADDDDEVIAAGAELVSMLPAALNGLSSPSVGGAAATAGRGRRAAVLAHVGRGVSVGGLSVPQAWWPAAGVAPARRGGGAPLTHSGL; translated from the coding sequence GTGGATTTCGGCACGCTCCCCCCGGAGGTCAATACCGCACGAATGTATTCGGGCCCCGGCGCCGGGCCGTTGCTGACCGCCGCCGCGACGTGGCAGCGGCTGGCCGACCACCTTCGCGACGCCGCGACCAACTACCTCATTCTCGCGGGGTTGCTGGACGGGTTGCGCGGCCCCGCCGCAGTGCAGCTGGGCGACTCGACCGCACCGTATGTCCGGTGGCTGCACGCCACCGCCGCGCTGGCCGAGCAGACCGCCGCCCGCGCCGGCGCAGCCGCCGACGCGTACGAGTGGGCGTTGGCCGCGACGGTGCCCCCGGAGACCATCGCCGCCAACCGGTCGTTGCGCACGTCGATGGTCGCGCGGAATCGCCTGGGCCACCACACCCCGGCCATCGCGGCCGCCGAGGGCCACTACGACCAGATGTGGGCGCAGGACGCCGCCGCCATGTACGCCTATGCCGCCGCCGCGGCGCAGGCCTCGACCCTGACACCATTCACCTCCCCGCCCGCCGCCGATGATGATGATGAGGTGATAGCGGCCGGCGCCGAACTCGTTTCGATGCTGCCCGCAGCGCTGAACGGGCTGTCGTCGCCGTCCGTCGGCGGCGCGGCCGCGACGGCCGGCAGGGGTCGCCGCGCCGCGGTGCTGGCGCATGTCGGGCGCGGCGTCTCGGTCGGGGGATTATCGGTACCGCAGGCCTGGTGGCCGGCGGCTGGAGTCGCCCCGGCGCGCCGCGGCGGCGGTGCCCCGCTGACGCACAGCGGACTTTGA
- a CDS encoding DUF1707 SHOCT-like domain-containing protein, which translates to MTETGGEMVALRVSDADRNGTMRRLHNAVALGLIDIDEFEQRSSQVSYARTRGELDGLVGDLPGPGAIVTSAADRVELRGWAGSLKRHGEWTVPTRLALVRRLGSIELDLTRARFAGPVVVIELDMRFGSVEIRLPEGASASIDDVEVYVGSASDRRKDAPGEGRPHVVLTGRVVCGSVTIRGPRRSLIRGRFG; encoded by the coding sequence ATGACTGAGACCGGTGGAGAGATGGTGGCGTTGCGGGTCTCGGACGCCGACCGCAACGGCACGATGCGGCGACTGCACAACGCCGTCGCGCTCGGGCTGATCGATATCGACGAGTTCGAGCAGCGTTCGTCGCAGGTGTCCTACGCCCGGACCCGCGGCGAGCTGGACGGGCTGGTCGGCGACCTGCCCGGTCCGGGCGCCATCGTCACGTCCGCGGCCGACCGGGTCGAGCTGCGCGGCTGGGCCGGCTCCCTGAAACGCCATGGGGAGTGGACGGTGCCCACCCGCCTGGCGTTGGTGCGCCGGCTCGGCTCGATCGAACTCGACCTGACCAGGGCGCGCTTCGCGGGCCCGGTGGTGGTCATCGAACTCGACATGCGGTTCGGCTCGGTGGAGATCCGGTTGCCCGAGGGCGCCAGCGCGTCGATCGACGACGTGGAGGTCTACGTCGGCAGCGCCAGCGACCGCCGCAAGGACGCGCCGGGCGAAGGGCGGCCACACGTCGTGCTGACGGGGCGGGTGGTGTGCGGCTCGGTGACCATCCGGGGGCCACGGCGCTCGTTGATCCGCGGCCGCTTCGGCTGA
- a CDS encoding cobyric acid synthase, protein MSGALLVAGTSSDAGKSVVAAGLCRLLARRGVRVAPFKAQNMSNNSVVTVEGGEIGRAQAVQARAAGLEPSVRFNPILLKPGSDRTSQLVIRGQVADSVTAASYVRHRDRLAGIVADELSRLREEFDAVICEGAGSPAEINLRSTDLANMGLARAANLPVVLVGDIDRGGLLAHLFGTVAVLEPDDQALIAGFVVNKFRGDPALLEPGLRQLHAMTGRPTYGVLPYADELWLDAEDSLSVVAHRVVGTPAPPRGREWLRVAAIRLPRISNSTDVEALACEPGVMVRWSTDPADLAETDLIVIPGSKSTVADLAWLRDQGLAGAITAHAAAGKPVLGICGGFQMLCRRIDDTVESGAGEVAGMGLLDADIAFGESKVLRRWPPPLAGYEIHHGRVSRCAEDSWFAAEGGRDCQPHGLVRGAVFGTHWHGLLDNDDFRRAWLARVAAAAGRGGFVVADTDVAARRDAQLDKIAELLDSHLDVDAVLGLLDGPPPHRPHIASRLRP, encoded by the coding sequence TTGAGCGGGGCGCTGCTGGTCGCCGGCACCAGCTCCGATGCCGGGAAGTCGGTGGTGGCCGCGGGCTTGTGCCGGCTGCTGGCGCGCCGCGGGGTTCGGGTGGCGCCGTTCAAGGCGCAGAACATGTCCAACAACTCCGTGGTCACCGTCGAGGGCGGGGAGATCGGCCGGGCCCAGGCGGTGCAGGCGCGGGCGGCGGGCTTGGAGCCCAGCGTGCGGTTCAACCCGATCCTGCTCAAACCGGGCAGCGACCGGACGTCGCAGCTGGTGATCCGGGGCCAGGTCGCCGATTCGGTCACCGCGGCAAGCTATGTGCGCCACCGCGATCGGCTCGCGGGGATCGTCGCGGACGAATTGTCTCGCCTGCGTGAGGAATTCGACGCGGTCATCTGCGAGGGTGCCGGCTCTCCGGCCGAAATCAACCTGCGTTCCACGGATTTGGCCAACATGGGCCTGGCGAGGGCGGCGAATCTGCCGGTGGTCCTGGTCGGTGACATCGACCGCGGTGGGCTGCTCGCGCATCTGTTCGGGACGGTCGCGGTGCTCGAGCCCGACGACCAGGCGCTGATCGCCGGCTTCGTCGTCAACAAGTTCCGGGGGGACCCCGCGCTGCTGGAACCCGGACTGCGGCAGCTGCACGCGATGACCGGCCGTCCGACCTACGGGGTGCTGCCCTACGCCGACGAACTCTGGCTGGACGCCGAGGACTCGCTGTCGGTGGTCGCGCACCGGGTCGTGGGCACCCCGGCCCCGCCGCGCGGGCGCGAGTGGCTGCGGGTGGCCGCGATCCGGCTGCCGCGGATCTCCAACTCCACCGACGTCGAGGCGCTGGCCTGCGAACCGGGCGTCATGGTGCGCTGGAGCACCGACCCGGCAGACCTGGCCGAGACCGACCTGATCGTGATCCCCGGGAGCAAATCCACCGTCGCCGACCTGGCCTGGCTGCGCGATCAGGGCCTGGCCGGGGCGATCACCGCGCACGCCGCGGCCGGCAAGCCGGTGCTGGGTATCTGCGGGGGCTTTCAGATGCTGTGCCGGCGCATCGACGACACCGTGGAATCCGGGGCCGGCGAGGTCGCCGGCATGGGGCTGTTGGACGCCGACATCGCGTTCGGTGAGTCCAAGGTTCTGCGCCGGTGGCCGCCGCCGCTGGCCGGATACGAGATTCACCACGGGCGGGTGTCGCGGTGCGCCGAGGACAGCTGGTTCGCCGCGGAGGGCGGGCGCGATTGTCAGCCGCACGGCTTGGTGCGCGGCGCGGTGTTCGGCACGCACTGGCACGGCCTGCTCGACAACGACGACTTCCGCCGTGCGTGGCTGGCCCGTGTCGCGGCGGCGGCCGGCCGCGGCGGGTTCGTCGTGGCCGACACCGACGTCGCCGCGCGACGCGATGCGCAGCTCGACAAGATCGCCGAGCTGCTCGATTCCCACCTCGACGTCGACGCCGTCCTCGGCCTGCTCGACGGTCCGCCGCCACACCGGCCGCACATCGCAAGCCGATTGCGGCCCTGA
- a CDS encoding gamma-glutamyl-gamma-aminobutyrate hydrolase family protein — MGKGCAVVNASGRPVVGLTCYLERVQTGIWDMPAGYLPADYFQGVLLAGGAAVLLPPQPAEPETVGSVLDSLHALVITGGYDLDPAAYGQQPHPTTDQPRAARDAWEFALLRGALDRGLPVLGICRGAQVLNVALGGTLHQHLPDVLGHDGHRAGDGVFTRLPVRTAEGSRLASLVGESTDAACYHHQAIDKVGAGLVVSGWDPDGVVEALELPGDRFVLAVQWHPEQSLDDVRLFAGVVDAARSYGLTRR, encoded by the coding sequence ATCGGGAAGGGATGCGCGGTGGTGAACGCCTCTGGGCGCCCGGTGGTGGGCCTGACCTGTTACCTGGAGCGGGTGCAGACCGGGATTTGGGACATGCCCGCAGGTTATCTCCCGGCCGATTACTTCCAGGGTGTCCTCCTGGCCGGCGGGGCCGCGGTGTTACTGCCACCCCAACCGGCGGAACCCGAGACCGTGGGCTCGGTCCTCGACAGCTTGCACGCGCTGGTCATCACCGGTGGCTACGACCTGGACCCGGCCGCGTATGGCCAGCAGCCGCATCCGACCACCGACCAGCCGCGCGCCGCCCGTGACGCCTGGGAGTTCGCGTTGTTGCGCGGTGCGCTGGACCGGGGCCTGCCGGTGCTGGGCATCTGTCGCGGCGCGCAGGTGCTCAACGTGGCGCTCGGCGGCACCCTGCACCAGCACCTGCCCGACGTCCTCGGGCACGACGGGCATCGGGCGGGTGACGGCGTGTTCACCAGGTTGCCGGTGCGCACCGCCGAGGGCAGCCGGCTCGCCAGTTTGGTGGGGGAGTCCACCGACGCGGCGTGTTACCACCATCAGGCGATCGACAAAGTCGGTGCGGGCCTGGTGGTCAGCGGGTGGGACCCCGACGGCGTGGTCGAGGCGCTGGAGTTGCCGGGGGACCGGTTTGTGCTTGCGGTGCAATGGCATCCGGAACAGTCTCTGGACGACGTGCGCCTCTTCGCTGGCGTCGTGGACGCCGCGCGCTCGTACGGGCTGACCCGGCGCTAG